The proteins below are encoded in one region of Segatella copri:
- a CDS encoding DEAD/DEAH box helicase family protein, which yields MKKIKLYDYQQKMLEDIINVLTTAVSGTFYNENGKKEKVGSSVMVQMPTGTGKTYVMAAVVKWFLDNHDTDEVWIVAHRRELVEQMQQTLDRFCLDYGEKEMELKAKVRIRVLSIQWLNRHIGELEGAGCTPGLIVVDEAHHAIATSYQDLFGRNRKALKLGMTATPCRMNKKSFSKLFEILLKSPCTNDFILRGYLSPYDYVVIGKYSNDQLTVNQLKGRGSDGDYAIKEMDEKLNIPQTIQRLYDSVKKYADGKKGIVYAIDIVHAQAIAACYNALGMKSVALDSKTPAKKRKEMVEAFRRSEIDCLVNVNLFDEGFDCPDVEFIQMARPTLSLAKYLQMVGRGLRINKENKDKVCMIIDNVGNYRKFGLPDKPRNWESMFAGLRAGKGIIPTYVKKMQNIIAVNDEMITVKKANTARKKMTARQLKEYLKNVEPFQQDGRWGLRVMNDIIVNPIYSYISDFRGDYAECRIGIQKCLYGLLDRRGNIILPPEYKYIYRWNEHAVEVQGNDGYSRTIEL from the coding sequence ATGAAGAAAATCAAACTTTATGACTATCAGCAGAAGATGCTGGAGGACATCATCAACGTGCTGACCACTGCTGTTTCCGGTACATTCTACAATGAGAATGGTAAGAAGGAGAAGGTGGGCAGTTCGGTGATGGTGCAGATGCCGACAGGTACGGGAAAGACCTACGTGATGGCGGCTGTGGTGAAATGGTTCCTTGATAACCATGACACGGACGAAGTGTGGATTGTAGCGCACCGCCGTGAACTGGTGGAGCAAATGCAGCAGACGCTGGACAGATTCTGTCTGGACTATGGGGAGAAGGAAATGGAGCTGAAAGCGAAAGTAAGGATAAGGGTGCTGTCCATTCAATGGTTGAACAGACATATCGGCGAACTGGAAGGGGCTGGGTGTACGCCAGGACTCATCGTAGTGGATGAGGCGCATCACGCCATAGCAACCTCCTATCAAGACCTGTTTGGCAGGAACAGAAAGGCTCTGAAACTCGGTATGACGGCAACTCCATGCCGCATGAACAAGAAATCCTTCAGCAAACTGTTCGAGATATTGCTGAAATCGCCCTGTACCAACGACTTTATCTTGCGTGGTTATCTGTCACCTTACGACTACGTGGTTATCGGCAAGTACTCCAACGATCAGTTGACCGTGAACCAGCTGAAGGGACGAGGAAGCGATGGCGATTATGCCATCAAGGAGATGGACGAGAAACTGAATATTCCGCAGACTATTCAAAGGCTTTATGACAGCGTAAAGAAATATGCTGACGGCAAGAAAGGTATCGTATATGCCATAGATATTGTGCATGCCCAGGCGATAGCCGCCTGCTACAATGCCCTTGGAATGAAAAGTGTGGCACTGGACAGTAAGACTCCTGCCAAGAAACGCAAGGAGATGGTGGAGGCTTTCAGACGCAGCGAGATAGACTGTCTGGTGAACGTGAACCTCTTCGACGAGGGTTTTGACTGTCCTGACGTGGAGTTTATCCAGATGGCCCGTCCTACGCTGTCGCTAGCCAAGTATCTGCAGATGGTGGGGCGCGGGTTGCGCATCAACAAGGAGAACAAGGATAAGGTGTGCATGATTATCGACAACGTAGGTAACTACCGCAAGTTCGGCTTGCCCGACAAGCCTCGTAACTGGGAGAGTATGTTTGCTGGGTTGAGGGCTGGCAAGGGTATCATTCCAACCTATGTGAAGAAGATGCAGAACATCATTGCCGTGAATGATGAGATGATAACGGTGAAGAAGGCGAATACGGCAAGGAAAAAGATGACAGCCAGACAACTGAAGGAATATCTGAAGAATGTAGAGCCTTTCCAGCAGGATGGCAGATGGGGACTGAGGGTGATGAACGACATCATTGTGAACCCCATTTATTCGTATATCTCTGACTTCCGAGGTGATTATGCAGAATGCAGAATAGGCATACAGAAATGTTTGTATGGACTATTGGACAGGAGGGGTAATATCATCCTGCCTCCGGAATATAAATACATATACAGGTGGAACGAACATG